The Candidatus Obscuribacterales bacterium genome contains a region encoding:
- a CDS encoding adenylate/guanylate cyclase domain-containing protein, with the protein MTTTQQRISVWSGRSLGLILALAIAYWGAGQLVFRFISLPGGITPVWPSSGIGLAAVFLFGWRVAPGIALGVIMLLTHTQDVSPLVILVQGAIALGSSLEAGLAAQVMRRLIPSQTPLTRSRDAFRFVVIVFAAPVIGATMGTASSCLAGLNPWSDFLAIWGSWWISNAFGMLIVAPTLISWYVQFPRDRQLANLPPLRTDRLLEGFAMLTMAAAVSYIVFQFSLPVEYVLIPILIWTTFRLGLAIATGLVIVISGIAIAGTANGLGPFVQALRPQWLSLLLLQAFIGVVTLTVLVLSAVIAERQAANYQRIQANQSLAAMAEDLKIANQALAQANGVLENRVEQRTQDLYFSEDKFAKVFGASPNPIIISRLMDGVILDVNASFLDLSGYERSKIVGHSALDLGIWVDPELRSRLVEQLQQWGATRDYEAEFRIASGAVRYGLLSAEIITLDGQSCLLTLVNDITERKQAELALRLEQEKSERLLLNILPQSIADRLKQNPSNNRISGAAIAEHYDEVTILFADIVGFTQLSSHLPPMELVNLLNSIFSSFDQLAEQLGLEKIKTIGDAYMVAAGLPNPRPDHAEAIADMALEMTAAMQRFEQDLQFDLKLRIGINSGIVVAGVIGQKKFIYDLWGDAVNIASRMESLGEPGGIQVTQATRDRLAPLYDLRDRGAIAVKGKGTMQTYWLVGRKAIAPVTV; encoded by the coding sequence ATGACTACAACTCAGCAGCGGATTTCGGTCTGGAGTGGGCGCAGTCTAGGTCTGATCCTAGCGCTGGCGATCGCCTACTGGGGTGCGGGTCAGTTGGTTTTTCGGTTCATCTCGCTACCGGGCGGTATTACGCCGGTTTGGCCTTCCTCGGGCATTGGGCTAGCAGCGGTCTTTCTCTTTGGCTGGCGGGTGGCACCGGGGATTGCCTTGGGCGTGATCATGCTCCTCACTCACACCCAGGATGTCAGTCCGCTGGTGATTCTGGTGCAGGGGGCGATCGCTCTGGGATCATCCCTAGAGGCTGGTTTGGCCGCTCAGGTAATGCGGCGGCTGATTCCTTCCCAAACTCCCCTAACGCGATCGCGGGACGCGTTTCGGTTTGTGGTGATTGTCTTTGCAGCTCCGGTGATCGGGGCCACCATGGGTACGGCCAGCAGTTGCTTGGCTGGACTGAACCCTTGGTCTGATTTTTTGGCGATTTGGGGAAGTTGGTGGATCTCCAATGCCTTCGGGATGTTAATTGTGGCTCCCACCTTAATCAGTTGGTATGTCCAGTTTCCCCGCGATCGCCAGTTGGCCAACCTGCCGCCGCTAAGAACCGATCGCCTGCTGGAAGGATTTGCCATGCTGACGATGGCGGCGGCGGTGAGCTACATCGTGTTCCAGTTTTCCTTGCCTGTGGAATACGTGCTGATCCCCATTTTGATTTGGACGACATTTCGCTTAGGACTGGCGATCGCCACGGGGTTGGTGATTGTCATTTCAGGGATTGCGATCGCGGGCACGGCGAATGGTCTGGGCCCCTTTGTGCAAGCGTTGCGACCCCAGTGGCTGTCGCTGCTCTTGCTCCAGGCCTTCATCGGTGTGGTCACCTTGACGGTGTTGGTGTTGTCGGCGGTGATTGCGGAGCGCCAAGCGGCTAACTACCAACGTATCCAGGCCAATCAGTCCTTGGCCGCGATGGCGGAGGATCTGAAGATTGCGAACCAGGCGCTAGCGCAGGCGAATGGTGTGTTGGAAAATCGGGTGGAACAGCGTACCCAAGATTTATATTTTTCAGAAGACAAGTTTGCCAAGGTGTTTGGTGCCAGCCCCAACCCAATTATCATCAGTCGGCTCATGGATGGCGTAATTTTAGACGTCAACGCCAGTTTTCTGGATCTGTCGGGCTATGAACGCTCCAAGATTGTGGGGCACAGTGCTCTAGATCTGGGCATCTGGGTTGATCCTGAGCTGCGATCGCGCTTGGTGGAGCAACTTCAGCAATGGGGCGCAACCCGTGACTACGAAGCCGAATTTCGCATTGCGTCCGGTGCGGTGCGCTATGGGCTGCTGTCGGCAGAAATTATCACCCTAGATGGGCAAAGCTGTCTGCTTACCTTGGTGAATGATATTACCGAGCGCAAACAGGCTGAGCTAGCTCTGCGCTTGGAGCAGGAAAAATCGGAACGCCTGCTGTTGAATATCCTGCCCCAGTCCATTGCCGATCGCCTCAAGCAAAACCCGTCCAATAATCGCATTTCTGGGGCAGCGATCGCTGAGCACTACGACGAGGTCACGATCCTGTTTGCCGATATCGTGGGCTTTACCCAACTATCGTCGCATCTACCGCCTATGGAGTTGGTGAACCTGCTCAACAGTATTTTTTCCAGCTTCGACCAGCTTGCAGAACAGTTGGGGCTCGAAAAAATTAAAACCATTGGCGATGCTTATATGGTGGCGGCGGGGTTGCCCAATCCCCGTCCTGACCATGCGGAAGCGATCGCCGATATGGCCTTGGAAATGACGGCTGCCATGCAGCGCTTTGAGCAAGACCTTCAGTTTGACCTCAAGCTACGGATTGGCATCAACAGCGGCATTGTGGTCGCCGGTGTGATTGGGCAAAAGAAGTTTATTTATGACCTTTGGGGCGATGCGGTCAACATTGCCAGCCGCATGGAGTCGTTGGGAGAACCCGGCGGCATTCAAGTTACCCAAGCTACCCGCGATCGCCTTGCCCCTCTTTATGACCTGCGTGATCGGGGCGCGATCGCCGTGAAAGGCAAGGGCACCATGCAAACCTATTGGTTGGTGGGTCGAAAAGCGATCGCCCCGGTGACGGTCTAG
- the gcvH gene encoding glycine cleavage system protein GcvH yields MALDYPEDLKYLDTHEYARVDDDLITIGITAFAVDQMGDIVFLELPDVDSAVEKGETFGTIESVKAVEDLHSPISGTVIERNEAMLEAPEQIADDPYGDGWLIKVKLDNPEDLDEAMSVEEYRAQVEGE; encoded by the coding sequence ATGGCGCTGGACTATCCCGAAGATTTGAAATATCTGGACACCCATGAATATGCGCGGGTTGACGATGACCTAATCACCATTGGCATCACGGCCTTTGCCGTTGACCAAATGGGCGACATTGTCTTTTTAGAACTACCAGATGTGGACAGCGCTGTTGAAAAAGGGGAAACCTTTGGCACCATTGAATCGGTTAAGGCCGTCGAAGATCTCCACTCACCCATTTCCGGCACGGTGATTGAGCGCAATGAGGCCATGCTAGAAGCCCCTGAACAAATTGCTGATGATCCCTACGGCGATGGCTGGCTGATCAAGGTCAAACTTGATAACCCAGAAGACCTGGATGAAGCCATGTCGGTGGAAGAATACCGCGCTCAGGTGGAAGGCGAATAA